A window of Mucilaginibacter sp. PAMC 26640 contains these coding sequences:
- a CDS encoding transcriptional regulator — protein MGRAFEFRKERKFKRWAKMAVQFTRLGKEIVMAVKAGGGDPNSNSRLRTAIQNSKAVNMPKDRVEAAIKRATSRDEKDYEEIVYEGYAQHGVAILVETATDNLNRTVANVRSYFTKYGGTLGKTGSLDFIFSRKSVFTFDPGDRDLEELEFELIDAGLEDLFVDADEEGNEIAVLHAAYEDFGKMQKALEGLGIETKSAKLERVAQSNIAVTEEQSVDVFKIIDRLEEDDDVQAVYHNMAE, from the coding sequence ATGGGAAGAGCATTTGAATTCCGTAAAGAAAGAAAGTTTAAGCGCTGGGCCAAAATGGCGGTGCAGTTTACCCGTTTGGGTAAAGAAATTGTAATGGCGGTAAAAGCCGGCGGCGGCGACCCGAATTCTAACTCGCGCCTGCGTACGGCTATCCAAAACTCCAAAGCGGTTAACATGCCTAAAGATAGGGTAGAGGCAGCTATTAAACGCGCCACCAGTCGCGATGAAAAGGATTACGAAGAAATTGTATACGAGGGTTACGCACAGCACGGTGTAGCCATATTGGTAGAAACCGCTACCGATAACCTTAACCGCACCGTGGCCAACGTACGCAGCTATTTTACCAAGTATGGCGGCACATTGGGTAAAACAGGTTCGCTGGATTTTATTTTCAGCCGCAAATCGGTATTTACCTTTGATCCGGGCGACCGCGACCTGGAAGAGCTGGAATTTGAACTGATAGATGCCGGATTAGAAGATCTTTTTGTTGACGCTGACGAAGAAGGTAACGAAATAGCGGTACTGCATGCCGCCTATGAAGATTTCGGTAAGATGCAAAAGGCTCTGGAAGGCTTGGGCATCGAAACCAAATCAGCCAAACTGGAGCGCGTTGCACAGTCAAACATCGCTGTAACCGAAGAGCAGTCTGTTGATGTGTTTAAGATCATCGACCGGCTTGAGGAAGACGATGACGTGCAGGCGGTATACCATAATATGGCGGAATAA
- a CDS encoding NAD-dependent epimerase, producing the protein MSEKILVIGANGQIGTELVTALRNIHGAENVIASDINSPNYAIRNGGPFEFANVLDKDNLHHLFDKHRPTQVYLLAAILSAVGEQKPKMAWDLNMTGLLYILDFAVEFKTAKVFWPSSIAVFGPHSPQYDTPQYCVMDPNTVYGFSKLAGERWCEYYHSKHGLDVRSIRYPGLIGWRASPGGGTTDYAVHIFHEALKKGKYQSFLSANTALPMMYMEDAIRATLSLMDAPAENITIRSSYNLGGISFTPEQLADEIKKHLPNFEISYSDTDPRQAIADSWPKSIDDSQAQQDWGWQIAYDLSKMTSDMLDNLKKII; encoded by the coding sequence ATGAGCGAAAAGATTTTAGTGATAGGCGCCAACGGCCAAATCGGTACCGAACTGGTTACCGCTTTGAGGAACATTCATGGCGCCGAAAATGTAATAGCATCTGATATCAACAGCCCTAATTATGCTATCCGCAATGGCGGGCCTTTTGAATTTGCCAATGTACTGGATAAAGATAACCTACACCACCTGTTTGATAAACACCGCCCAACACAGGTTTACCTGTTGGCAGCTATATTATCTGCCGTAGGGGAGCAAAAGCCCAAAATGGCCTGGGACTTGAACATGACCGGCCTGTTATACATTCTTGATTTTGCTGTTGAATTTAAAACTGCCAAAGTTTTCTGGCCGAGTTCCATAGCGGTATTTGGTCCGCATTCGCCACAGTACGATACCCCGCAATATTGCGTGATGGATCCAAACACGGTGTATGGTTTTAGTAAACTGGCGGGCGAACGCTGGTGCGAATATTATCACAGTAAACATGGCCTGGATGTCCGGAGCATCCGGTACCCGGGCTTAATTGGCTGGCGCGCCTCACCTGGGGGTGGCACTACCGATTATGCCGTGCATATATTTCATGAGGCATTAAAGAAAGGCAAATATCAAAGCTTTCTATCAGCCAATACCGCACTGCCAATGATGTACATGGAGGATGCCATCCGCGCCACGTTAAGCCTGATGGATGCACCGGCAGAAAATATCACCATCCGCAGCAGTTATAATTTGGGCGGCATCAGTTTTACACCAGAGCAATTAGCAGACGAAATTAAAAAGCATTTGCCTAATTTTGAGATAAGTTACAGCGATACCGATCCGCGCCAGGCAATTGCGGACAGCTGGCCAAAATCGATAGATGACAGCCAGGCACAACAAGACTGGGGCTGGCAAATAGCATACGACCTCAGCAAAATGACCAGCGATATGCTAGATAATTTGAAGAAAATAATTTAG
- a CDS encoding aspartate-semialdehyde dehydrogenase, which yields MKVAVVGATGLVGTKMLQILEERNFPVTELIPVASAKSIGKEITFKGKQYKVVSVEDAIKQKPDVALFSAGGSASLEQAPMFAEAGTTVIDNSSAWRMDPTKKLVVPEVNAAVLTADDKIIANPNCSTIQMVVALKPLHDAYKIKRVVVSTYQSVTGTGVKAVDQLFNERKGIDGPMAYPYTIDLNVIPQIDVFTENGYTKEEMKMVKETVKIMGDDSIKVTATTVRIPVMGGHSESVNIEFLNDFDVEEVKALLGKSPGIVVTDDIANLKYPMPLDAHDKDEVFVGRIRRDETQPNTLNCWIVSDNLRKGAATNAVQIAEYLVAKQLIGQAVEA from the coding sequence ATGAAAGTCGCAGTAGTAGGTGCCACCGGTTTGGTAGGCACTAAAATGTTGCAGATCCTTGAGGAACGCAACTTCCCCGTTACAGAATTAATCCCCGTAGCTTCCGCAAAAAGTATTGGTAAAGAAATTACTTTTAAGGGTAAGCAGTATAAGGTGGTTTCTGTTGAGGATGCGATAAAGCAAAAGCCGGATGTTGCCTTATTTAGTGCTGGCGGTAGCGCTTCTTTAGAGCAGGCTCCTATGTTTGCCGAAGCCGGCACTACCGTGATAGATAATTCATCTGCATGGCGTATGGACCCTACCAAAAAACTGGTAGTACCAGAAGTAAATGCAGCTGTATTAACTGCCGATGATAAGATCATCGCTAACCCCAATTGCTCCACCATACAAATGGTAGTGGCTTTGAAGCCCCTGCACGATGCCTATAAAATTAAACGTGTAGTAGTTTCTACCTATCAATCGGTAACCGGTACCGGCGTAAAAGCAGTTGACCAATTATTTAACGAGCGTAAGGGTATTGATGGCCCAATGGCTTATCCATATACTATCGACTTGAACGTGATACCCCAAATTGATGTATTCACCGAAAACGGATACACTAAAGAGGAGATGAAGATGGTGAAAGAAACCGTTAAAATAATGGGGGACGATAGCATTAAAGTTACCGCTACCACCGTGCGGATCCCGGTTATGGGCGGCCACTCGGAGTCGGTTAATATTGAGTTCCTGAATGATTTTGACGTGGAAGAGGTGAAAGCCTTGCTGGGCAAGTCACCGGGGATAGTGGTTACAGATGATATTGCTAACCTTAAATACCCAATGCCTTTGGATGCGCACGACAAGGACGAAGTTTTTGTAGGTCGAATCCGCCGCGACGAAACCCAGCCGAATACCTTAAACTGCTGGATCGTATCAGACAACCTGCGCAAAGGCGCTGCAACCAATGCCGTGCAAATTGCCGAGTATTTGGTGGCTAAACAGTTGATTGGACAGGCTGTAGAAGCTTAA
- a CDS encoding ABC transporter codes for MPVKTTYRENIAIALQSIAGNRLRTSLTALIIAIGIMALVGILTAIEGIRQYTNDAFAGLGANSFTIQNRGSGISFGNGGHRKMYPVITYEQAAKFEKTFKLPARIRIDLNVTGTAVAKYNSIKTNPNITVTGSNENYLATTGHKMAYGRNFSATELEHGANVVIIGDEIRLKLFKSEDPINKSILLGNSKFRIIGVFQPKGSNSFGGDKFCIIPVVKARQIVATTKPSFQVVLSVSDPTVLDASIGEATSLFRNIRSLRISEADNFEISRSDSIQQELSGQLAGITVAGFAIGFITLIGAAIGLMNIMLVSVTERTREIGLRKALGATPSVIRKQFLIEAIVICLIGGVGGIILGMAAGNLIAVNISGSFVVPWLWLFSAILLCTIIGLSSGFYPAKKASKLDPVEALRYE; via the coding sequence ATGCCGGTAAAAACCACCTACAGAGAAAATATAGCCATTGCCTTACAATCCATAGCGGGTAACCGGCTACGCACATCGCTAACGGCATTAATTATTGCCATCGGCATTATGGCGCTGGTAGGTATCTTAACTGCTATTGAAGGGATCAGGCAGTATACCAATGATGCCTTTGCAGGGCTGGGTGCCAACTCCTTTACCATACAAAACAGGGGCTCAGGTATCAGCTTCGGTAATGGCGGGCACCGTAAAATGTACCCGGTGATCACCTACGAACAGGCCGCAAAATTTGAGAAAACATTTAAGCTTCCGGCCCGGATCAGGATAGATCTGAATGTTACCGGTACTGCTGTTGCCAAATACAACAGTATTAAAACCAACCCCAATATTACGGTAACCGGTTCCAATGAAAATTACCTGGCAACCACGGGGCACAAAATGGCCTATGGCCGTAACTTCTCGGCAACCGAACTGGAACATGGTGCAAATGTGGTGATCATAGGTGACGAGATAAGGCTGAAACTTTTTAAAAGCGAGGACCCGATCAACAAATCCATCCTATTGGGGAATAGCAAATTCCGCATCATCGGGGTGTTTCAGCCGAAGGGCAGCAATAGCTTTGGCGGTGATAAATTTTGCATTATCCCGGTGGTAAAGGCAAGGCAGATCGTAGCCACCACAAAACCGTCATTCCAGGTGGTATTATCGGTATCAGACCCAACGGTTTTGGATGCCAGCATTGGCGAGGCAACTTCACTATTCCGAAACATCCGCAGCCTGCGGATCAGTGAGGCCGATAATTTCGAGATTTCGCGCAGCGACTCCATCCAGCAGGAACTCTCCGGACAACTGGCGGGGATTACCGTTGCCGGTTTTGCCATTGGCTTTATTACTTTAATAGGTGCAGCTATTGGTTTAATGAATATTATGCTGGTATCGGTAACAGAGCGTACCCGCGAAATTGGTTTGCGCAAAGCCTTAGGCGCTACGCCTTCGGTTATCCGTAAGCAGTTTCTGATAGAAGCAATCGTAATTTGCCTCATCGGAGGTGTTGGCGGCATCATATTGGGCATGGCAGCAGGGAACCTGATAGCCGTAAATATTAGCGGGTCTTTTGTTGTGCCATGGTTATGGCTGTTCTCTGCCATACTGCTTTGTACCATTATCGGTTTATCGTCAGGATTTTATCCGGCAAAAAAAGCCTCCAAGCTGGATCCGGTGGAAGCGCTGAGGTATGAGTAA
- a CDS encoding [Fe-S]-binding protein: MSATVETLVAPVTFTPGAVTELFKLRDQQELNDDFGLRIGVEGGGCSGMSYVLGFDQKKDGDQVYLIEGLVVYMHKAHGMYLAGMQIDFQNGLNARGFTFNNPNAASTCGCGTSFSV, from the coding sequence ATGAGCGCTACTGTTGAAACCCTTGTTGCACCTGTAACTTTTACACCAGGTGCCGTTACCGAACTTTTTAAACTAAGAGATCAGCAAGAACTTAATGATGATTTTGGCCTGCGCATAGGTGTTGAGGGCGGCGGTTGCTCCGGCATGAGCTACGTTTTGGGTTTCGACCAAAAGAAAGATGGCGACCAGGTTTACCTGATAGAAGGCCTTGTAGTTTATATGCATAAGGCACACGGCATGTACTTAGCAGGGATGCAAATTGATTTCCAGAACGGTTTAAATGCCCGTGGGTTTACCTTTAACAACCCTAATGCTGCCAGCACCTGCGGTTGCGGTACATCGTTTTCGGTATAG
- a CDS encoding methylmalonyl-CoA mutase, translating to MADKKFVNSSGIEVKEVYTEPSAMDELPGQYPYTRGIQKDMYRGKPWTMRQYAGFSTAEESNKRYHYLLSQGTMGLSVAFDLPTQIGYDSDHELAEGEVGKVGVAIDSLKDIEILFEGIQLKDITTSMTINATASILLAMYIALAKKQGADLKQISGTIQNDILKEYAARGTYIYPPVPSMRLITDIFEYCSTEVPKWNTISISGYHIREAGSTAVQELAFTLANGKTYLKAALDKGLDINIFAKRLSFFFNCHNNFFEEIAKFRAARRMWAHMTKELGATDPGAQKLRFHTQTGGSTLTAQQPMNNIVRVGMQAMAAVLGGTQSLHTNGFDEALSLPTEAAAKIALRTQQIIAFESGVTDTVDPLAGSYFIEALTNEIETQAQVYIDRIDAMGGSVKAIEQDYMQQEIAAAAYQYQNDIESGERVLVGVNKFIQPEAVADSVFKVDDSIRQKQIEQKIRLKAWRNNEEVSLALQKLTIAAKGKDNLMPFILTAVECYATLGEIADAMRDVFGEY from the coding sequence ATGGCCGATAAAAAATTCGTCAACAGCTCGGGCATTGAGGTAAAAGAGGTTTATACCGAACCCTCCGCCATGGATGAATTGCCGGGGCAGTATCCTTATACCCGCGGCATTCAAAAGGACATGTACCGCGGCAAACCCTGGACCATGCGCCAGTATGCTGGCTTCTCCACCGCCGAAGAAAGCAATAAACGCTATCATTATCTGTTGAGCCAGGGAACTATGGGGCTTTCCGTAGCTTTTGACCTGCCCACGCAAATAGGATACGACAGCGACCACGAATTAGCAGAAGGCGAAGTAGGCAAAGTAGGCGTTGCTATAGATTCCTTAAAGGATATCGAGATCCTTTTTGAGGGTATCCAATTAAAGGATATTACTACCAGCATGACGATAAATGCTACGGCATCCATCCTGCTGGCCATGTATATCGCGTTAGCAAAAAAACAGGGGGCGGATCTGAAGCAGATCTCGGGAACCATCCAAAATGACATATTAAAGGAGTACGCCGCCAGGGGTACCTATATTTATCCGCCTGTACCATCAATGCGGCTCATCACCGATATTTTTGAATACTGCAGTACGGAGGTACCCAAATGGAACACCATTTCCATCTCCGGCTATCATATTCGCGAGGCTGGTTCTACTGCGGTACAGGAACTTGCTTTTACCCTTGCAAATGGCAAAACCTATTTAAAAGCGGCTTTAGATAAAGGGCTTGATATCAACATATTTGCAAAACGCCTTTCCTTTTTCTTCAATTGCCATAATAACTTTTTTGAGGAAATAGCCAAGTTCAGAGCAGCGCGCCGTATGTGGGCGCATATGACCAAAGAATTGGGTGCAACAGACCCCGGCGCTCAAAAGCTGCGTTTCCATACCCAAACGGGTGGCTCTACCCTAACGGCACAGCAGCCCATGAATAACATTGTGAGGGTGGGGATGCAGGCAATGGCTGCCGTATTGGGCGGCACACAATCTTTACATACCAACGGGTTTGATGAAGCGCTTTCATTACCCACCGAAGCTGCCGCCAAAATTGCGCTACGTACCCAACAGATCATTGCCTTTGAAAGCGGTGTTACCGATACGGTTGACCCACTTGCCGGATCATATTTTATAGAAGCGCTGACAAATGAGATAGAAACCCAAGCCCAGGTGTATATTGACAGGATTGATGCTATGGGCGGATCTGTAAAAGCAATAGAGCAGGATTACATGCAGCAGGAGATAGCTGCCGCCGCTTACCAATACCAAAATGATATTGAAAGTGGTGAGCGGGTGCTGGTTGGGGTAAATAAATTTATTCAGCCTGAGGCTGTGGCAGATAGTGTTTTTAAAGTGGATGATTCCATCCGGCAGAAACAAATTGAACAAAAAATCCGTTTAAAGGCCTGGAGAAACAACGAAGAGGTTAGTCTGGCCTTGCAAAAATTAACAATTGCTGCCAAAGGAAAGGATAACCTGATGCCTTTTATTTTAACGGCTGTTGAGTGCTACGCTACATTAGGCGAAATAGCCGATGCGATGAGGGATGTATTTGGTGAATATTAA
- a CDS encoding chromosomal replication initiation protein DnaA — protein MEKTCTTVWNSCLLIIKDNIPAQSFKTWFEPIKALRMEGSVLTIQVPSLFFYEWLEEHYVGLLRKTIKKQLGDEGRLEYNIVVEQSSAKPYTTNMPSNGNGAESKNQSMPIPISINKDIKNPFVIPGLKKLNVDPQLNRNYTFESFVEGDCNRLARSAGYAVAAKPGGTSFNPLMIYGGVGLGKTHLAQAIGNEIKRSLPDKLVLYVSCEKFTQQFVDALKHNNINDFVNFYQAIDVLIMDDVHNFAGKEKTQDFFFHIFNHLHQSGKQLIITSDKAPKDLAGLEERLLSRFKWGLSADLQIPDLETRMAILKNKIYQDGIELSNDVIEYVAHNIDNNVRELEGAMVSLLAQSTLNRKEIDLNLAKQMLKNFVKNSAKEISMEYIQSLVCEYFEVPIDMVKSQTRKREIVQARQISMYLAKAHTKSSLKSIGNFFGGRDHSTVIYACQTVEDLIDTDKKFKGYVADIQKKLKMS, from the coding sequence ATGGAAAAAACTTGTACTACCGTTTGGAATAGCTGCTTGCTGATCATCAAAGACAACATACCGGCCCAGAGTTTTAAAACCTGGTTTGAGCCGATAAAAGCTTTGCGGATGGAAGGAAGCGTATTGACCATACAGGTACCGAGTTTATTCTTTTACGAATGGCTGGAAGAGCATTATGTTGGCCTGCTGCGTAAAACGATAAAGAAACAACTGGGTGATGAAGGAAGGCTGGAGTATAACATAGTAGTGGAGCAATCTTCTGCCAAACCTTATACCACTAACATGCCATCCAACGGCAATGGTGCCGAATCGAAGAATCAATCAATGCCGATACCCATTTCTATTAACAAGGACATCAAAAATCCGTTTGTAATACCGGGTTTGAAGAAACTGAATGTAGATCCGCAGCTTAATCGCAACTACACTTTCGAAAGCTTTGTTGAAGGTGATTGTAACCGGCTGGCCCGCTCTGCCGGTTATGCTGTTGCTGCCAAACCTGGCGGTACCTCATTTAACCCATTAATGATATATGGTGGTGTAGGTTTAGGTAAAACTCACCTTGCGCAAGCTATTGGTAACGAGATCAAACGCAGCCTGCCGGATAAGCTGGTATTATACGTAAGCTGTGAGAAGTTTACACAGCAGTTTGTTGATGCCCTTAAACACAATAACATAAACGATTTTGTGAATTTTTACCAGGCAATAGATGTACTCATTATGGATGATGTACATAACTTTGCCGGAAAAGAAAAAACACAGGATTTCTTCTTCCATATTTTCAATCACCTGCACCAAAGCGGCAAACAGCTGATCATTACATCAGATAAAGCCCCTAAAGACCTGGCTGGTTTAGAGGAGCGCTTGCTTTCACGTTTCAAATGGGGCCTTTCTGCCGATCTGCAGATCCCTGATCTGGAAACACGTATGGCTATCCTGAAGAACAAGATCTACCAGGATGGTATCGAACTATCTAATGATGTAATAGAATATGTTGCACATAACATAGATAATAATGTACGTGAGCTGGAAGGCGCTATGGTTTCTTTATTGGCGCAATCTACCTTAAATCGGAAAGAGATCGACCTGAACCTGGCTAAGCAGATGCTTAAGAATTTTGTAAAGAATTCCGCTAAGGAGATTTCGATGGAATATATCCAGAGCCTGGTTTGCGAGTACTTTGAAGTGCCTATTGATATGGTAAAATCACAAACCCGTAAACGCGAGATTGTGCAGGCCCGCCAGATCAGCATGTACCTGGCCAAGGCGCACACCAAGAGTTCACTCAAATCAATCGGTAATTTCTTCGGTGGACGCGATCACTCAACCGTGATCTATGCCTGCCAAACGGTAGAAGACCTCATCGATACCGATAAGAAATTCAAAGGCTACGTAGCCGATATCCAGAAGAAATTAAAGATGTCGTAA
- a CDS encoding energy-dependent translational throttle protein EttA, with protein MADEKIIFSMAGVSKVYPPQKTVLKNIYLSFFYGAKIGVIGLNGSGKSSLLKIIAGIDKTNIGEVVFSPGYTVGYLSQEPELDPDKTVKEIVEEGVAATSALLKEYEDINEKFGLEEYYSDADKMDKLMSRQGELQDQIDAVNAWELDVKLERAMDALRCPDPDTKISVLSGGERRRVALCRLLLQEPDVLLLDEPTNHLDAESIDWLEQHLKQYKGTVIAVTHDRYFLDNVAGWILELDRGEGLPWKGNYSSWLDQKSKRLAQEEKGESKRQKILERELEWVRMGAKGRHAKSKARLSNYDKLASEETKDREEKLELFIPPGPRLGNIVIEANNVTKAYGDKVLFENLTFSLPPAGIVGIIGPNGAGKTTLFRLITGQDEPDAGTFRVGETVALGYVDQMHDDLDPNKSVWENVTGGLETIMVGNRPLNSRAYVSRFNFNGADQQKKVGVLSGGERNRVHLSITLKKGSNVLLLDEPTNDIDVNTLRSLEEALENFGGCAVVISHDRWFLDRICTHILAFEGNSQVYFFEGNYSDYEENRKKRLGDVAPKRIRYKKLVG; from the coding sequence ATGGCTGACGAAAAGATCATATTTTCTATGGCTGGGGTAAGCAAAGTTTATCCCCCGCAAAAAACGGTGCTCAAGAATATTTACCTGTCGTTTTTCTATGGTGCCAAAATAGGCGTTATTGGCTTAAACGGTTCGGGTAAATCATCCCTGCTCAAGATCATTGCCGGTATTGATAAAACCAATATTGGCGAGGTGGTTTTTTCGCCAGGTTACACCGTAGGTTACCTGAGCCAGGAGCCGGAGCTTGACCCCGACAAAACCGTTAAGGAAATTGTGGAGGAAGGCGTGGCTGCAACATCGGCCCTGTTAAAAGAATACGAAGATATCAACGAGAAATTCGGACTGGAAGAATATTACAGCGATGCCGATAAAATGGATAAGCTGATGAGCCGCCAGGGCGAACTGCAGGACCAGATAGATGCCGTTAACGCCTGGGAATTGGATGTTAAACTGGAGCGTGCCATGGATGCCCTCCGCTGCCCTGATCCGGATACAAAAATATCGGTATTATCGGGTGGCGAGCGCCGCCGTGTGGCTTTATGCCGACTGCTTTTGCAAGAACCGGATGTGCTGTTGCTGGATGAGCCGACGAATCACCTGGATGCAGAATCCATTGACTGGCTGGAGCAGCACCTTAAACAATATAAAGGAACCGTTATTGCCGTAACGCACGACAGGTACTTCCTGGATAACGTGGCGGGTTGGATCCTGGAGCTTGACCGTGGCGAAGGGTTACCATGGAAGGGAAATTATTCCTCATGGCTGGATCAAAAATCCAAGCGTTTAGCCCAGGAAGAAAAAGGCGAAAGCAAACGCCAGAAAATATTGGAGCGCGAGCTGGAGTGGGTTCGCATGGGTGCCAAAGGCCGACATGCCAAATCGAAAGCACGTTTATCCAACTATGACAAGTTAGCATCAGAGGAAACAAAGGACAGGGAAGAAAAGCTGGAATTGTTTATTCCGCCGGGCCCGCGTTTGGGTAATATCGTTATAGAAGCCAATAATGTTACCAAAGCTTATGGCGATAAAGTATTGTTTGAAAATCTGACGTTTTCCTTGCCCCCCGCGGGTATTGTGGGCATTATCGGCCCCAATGGCGCGGGTAAAACCACGTTATTCCGTTTAATAACCGGGCAGGACGAACCTGATGCCGGAACTTTCCGCGTAGGGGAAACGGTTGCTTTAGGGTATGTTGACCAGATGCACGACGACCTGGATCCTAATAAATCTGTTTGGGAAAACGTAACAGGCGGACTGGAAACCATTATGGTTGGTAACCGACCGCTCAACTCGCGCGCCTACGTGTCTCGCTTTAACTTTAACGGTGCGGATCAGCAGAAAAAAGTTGGCGTACTATCTGGCGGTGAGCGAAACCGGGTGCATTTATCCATTACGCTGAAAAAAGGCTCTAACGTTTTGTTACTGGATGAGCCTACCAATGATATCGACGTAAACACACTACGTTCCCTGGAAGAAGCGCTGGAAAACTTTGGCGGCTGTGCGGTAGTCATCAGTCACGACAGGTGGTTCCTCGACAGGATCTGTACCCACATCCTTGCCTTTGAAGGTAACTCACAGGTTTACTTCTTTGAAGGAAACTACAGCGATTACGAAGAGAACCGCAAGAAACGTTTAGGTGATGTAGCACCGAAAAGGATCAGGTACAAGAAACTGGTGGGCTAG